One region of Synechococcus elongatus PCC 11801 genomic DNA includes:
- a CDS encoding glycosyltransferase, protein MRIVILTIGTRGDVQPFMALGVGLKAAGYEVAIATQANYQSMVEGLGLEFRLLAGDPQGVQQQSGAYSKETVAAAAQLLGQILKDSWLACQDAEAIVASPNARGATHIAEALHIPCFLGSPTPYGFTHAFASPWFPPNFKLGGSWGNWLSHYAVDKLLWAATRKTVNQWRVQDLGLKPLGWSSPYKQLVRKGQVFLHPLSEVTLPKPADWPEQAHLTGYWLLPETEAALSPELEAFLAAGEPPVFIGFGSMVDQEPERLTTIAVESLLLSGQRGILLAGWSRVDRSQLPDTVFPLESAPFGLLFPRLAAAVHHGGCGTTAASLQAGLPTIITAYGNDQAFWGKRVAELGAGPAPITREGLTAETLSSAITQAVSDPHMRSRAQAIGEQLRAEDGVAKAVKLLGDYLAAGTSS, encoded by the coding sequence ATGCGGATTGTCATTCTGACGATTGGGACGCGCGGCGACGTGCAGCCATTTATGGCGCTGGGCGTGGGTCTGAAAGCAGCAGGTTATGAGGTGGCGATCGCCACTCAAGCCAACTACCAGTCGATGGTGGAAGGGCTAGGGCTAGAATTCCGGCTGCTAGCAGGCGATCCTCAAGGCGTGCAGCAACAATCAGGGGCCTATTCCAAGGAGACCGTGGCTGCAGCCGCACAGCTTCTTGGCCAGATTCTCAAGGATTCTTGGCTGGCTTGTCAGGATGCAGAAGCGATCGTGGCTTCGCCAAATGCGCGGGGAGCAACTCATATTGCCGAAGCCCTGCATATTCCCTGTTTCCTGGGATCGCCAACCCCCTATGGCTTTACCCATGCCTTTGCCAGCCCTTGGTTTCCGCCCAACTTCAAGCTTGGCGGGAGCTGGGGCAATTGGCTCAGTCACTACGCAGTCGATAAGTTGCTCTGGGCGGCAACCCGCAAGACCGTTAACCAGTGGCGGGTTCAAGATTTAGGGCTGAAACCCTTGGGGTGGAGTAGTCCCTACAAACAATTGGTGCGCAAAGGGCAAGTCTTCCTGCATCCGCTGAGCGAGGTAACCTTGCCGAAGCCAGCAGACTGGCCGGAGCAGGCACATCTGACTGGCTACTGGCTGCTACCCGAAACCGAGGCAGCCCTTTCGCCAGAGTTGGAAGCATTTCTCGCAGCGGGTGAACCACCCGTGTTCATCGGCTTTGGCAGCATGGTCGACCAAGAACCAGAGCGGTTGACTACGATCGCGGTTGAGTCCTTACTGCTGAGTGGTCAACGCGGCATTTTGCTAGCGGGCTGGAGTCGGGTCGATCGCTCTCAACTGCCAGATACAGTCTTTCCGCTAGAGTCTGCACCCTTTGGTCTGCTATTTCCGCGCCTTGCGGCCGCAGTGCATCACGGCGGCTGTGGCACCACAGCAGCGAGCTTGCAGGCAGGTTTGCCAACGATCATCACGGCCTACGGCAACGACCAAGCTTTTTGGGGCAAGCGGGTCGCAGAACTGGGCGCAGGTCCAGCACCAATTACCCGCGAGGGCTTGACGGCAGAGACTCTGTCCAGCGCAATCACCCAAGCCGTTAGCGATCCGCACATGCGATCGCGGGCGCAGGCGATCGGAGAACAGTTGCGGGCTGAGGATGGGGTTGCTAAAGCAGTGAAGCTACTCGGTGATTATTTGGCGGCAGGGACTAGTTCTTGA
- a CDS encoding glucose-6-phosphate isomerase, with product MTAQQLWQRYLDWLYYDPTLEFYLDISRMGFDDAFVTTMQPKFQHAFAAMAELEAGAIANPDEQRMVGHYWLRDPELAPTPELQAQIRDTLAAIQDFALKVHSGVLRPPTGSRFTDILSIGIGGSALGPQFVAEALAPDDALLNIHFFDNTDPAGFDRVLARLGDRLASTLVIVISKSGGTPETRNGMLEVQAAFAQRGIAFGPQAVAVTGVGSHLDQVAIAEGWLARFPMEDWVGGRTSELSAVGLLSAALLGIDITAMLTGARQMDTLTRVPDLRRNPAALLALSWYWAGNGQGQKDMVILPYKDSLLLFSRYLQQLIMESLGKERDLLGKVVHQGIAVYGNKGSTDQHAYVQQLREGIANFFATFIEVLEDRNGPSPAVEPGITSGDYLSGLLQGTRAALYENGRESITITVPRVDAEQVGALIALYERAVGLYASLVNINAYHQPGVEAGKKAAASVLALQRQIVELLQQGQPLAIAAIAEALGQTEQVETIYKILRHLAANGRGVQLSGDRHDPLSLVASWQT from the coding sequence ATGACCGCTCAGCAGCTCTGGCAACGCTATCTCGATTGGCTCTACTACGACCCCACGCTGGAGTTTTACCTCGACATCAGCCGCATGGGCTTTGATGACGCCTTCGTGACAACCATGCAGCCCAAGTTCCAGCATGCCTTTGCGGCAATGGCAGAACTGGAAGCCGGAGCGATCGCCAACCCCGATGAGCAGCGGATGGTCGGCCACTATTGGCTCCGCGATCCTGAGTTAGCACCCACACCCGAGCTGCAAGCCCAAATTCGCGACACGCTAGCAGCCATCCAAGACTTTGCGCTCAAAGTTCACAGTGGGGTTCTGCGTCCACCTACTGGATCACGCTTCACAGACATTCTTTCGATTGGGATTGGTGGGTCAGCCTTAGGACCCCAGTTTGTTGCAGAGGCATTGGCCCCCGACGATGCCCTACTGAACATTCACTTCTTTGACAACACCGATCCGGCTGGCTTTGATCGCGTTTTGGCACGACTGGGCGATCGTCTAGCATCAACTCTGGTGATCGTCATCTCTAAATCTGGCGGCACCCCCGAAACCCGCAACGGCATGCTGGAAGTGCAAGCGGCTTTTGCCCAGCGTGGCATTGCCTTTGGCCCCCAAGCGGTTGCCGTGACGGGCGTTGGTAGCCATCTCGATCAAGTCGCGATCGCGGAAGGATGGCTGGCTCGCTTCCCGATGGAAGACTGGGTGGGTGGCCGCACCTCAGAACTCTCAGCCGTTGGGCTGCTGTCGGCTGCACTGTTGGGCATCGACATCACGGCCATGCTGACGGGGGCACGGCAGATGGATACGCTCACTCGCGTACCAGATCTGCGCCGTAACCCAGCGGCACTACTCGCCCTGAGTTGGTACTGGGCAGGCAATGGGCAAGGCCAAAAAGACATGGTGATCCTGCCCTATAAGGACAGCCTGCTCCTGTTTAGCCGCTACCTGCAGCAGTTGATTATGGAGTCGCTCGGCAAAGAGCGCGATCTCCTCGGCAAAGTCGTTCACCAAGGTATTGCGGTCTACGGCAACAAGGGCTCGACCGACCAGCATGCCTATGTGCAGCAGTTGCGCGAAGGCATCGCCAATTTCTTTGCCACCTTCATCGAGGTTCTGGAAGACCGGAACGGGCCATCACCAGCTGTCGAGCCCGGCATCACTAGCGGCGACTACCTCAGTGGTCTGTTGCAGGGAACCCGCGCCGCACTCTACGAAAATGGCCGAGAGTCAATCACAATCACCGTGCCTCGCGTTGATGCAGAACAGGTTGGAGCCTTGATTGCGCTCTACGAGCGGGCGGTGGGCCTCTATGCCAGTCTGGTCAACATCAATGCCTATCACCAGCCAGGGGTAGAAGCGGGCAAAAAAGCTGCAGCCAGTGTGTTGGCGCTGCAACGGCAGATTGTGGAGCTACTTCAGCAAGGGCAGCCGCTTGCGATCGCGGCGATCGCAGAAGCTCTAGGCCAAACGGAGCAAGTCGAGACGATCTATAAAATTCTGCGTCACCTTGCAGCGAATGGTCGGGGTGTCCAGTTGAGCGGCGATCGCCACGACCCTCTGAGCCTGGTCGCCAGTTGGCAAACCTGA
- a CDS encoding glycosyltransferase family 4 protein — protein MGNLLVNLAMVLRQPTGISTYALSLLPHLRSLQPTLLSDRLYDGFTHQLISHKLCSDRGRRARLRRLYWTQTQIPKIYRRLNSRLLFSPAPEAPIDRHCRLVVMVHDLRPLKLPSQSWQTYYFRWVVPKVVAQASHVICNSEATAADLCDFYQLPAQKITPIYLGYDRQHYQPWQGKTGNYFLHIGQQFPHKNLERLIRAFAQLPADYQLYLAGSRHPSETPRLEQLVQSLGLQERVRLLRYVDYADLPQLIGGAIALVYPSLWEGFGLPILEAMACGTPVITSNCSSLPEVGGEAVLYVDPYQVEAIASAMKSLISDGSLRADLRQQGFAQVQRFNWEKTGKETCEILKQFL, from the coding sequence GTGGGCAATCTGTTAGTCAACTTGGCGATGGTGCTGCGCCAGCCGACAGGGATCAGTACCTATGCCCTCAGCTTGCTGCCCCATCTGCGATCGCTGCAACCCACCCTGCTGAGCGATCGCCTCTACGACGGCTTCACCCATCAACTGATTTCCCACAAGCTCTGTAGCGATCGCGGTCGGCGGGCTCGCCTGCGTCGGCTGTACTGGACGCAGACGCAAATTCCTAAGATCTACCGACGTTTGAACAGTCGCCTGCTGTTTTCGCCCGCTCCTGAAGCTCCGATCGATCGCCACTGTCGATTGGTGGTGATGGTGCATGATCTCCGGCCTTTGAAGTTGCCATCTCAGTCTTGGCAGACCTACTACTTCCGCTGGGTGGTGCCCAAGGTGGTTGCCCAAGCCAGTCATGTGATCTGTAACTCGGAAGCAACCGCTGCTGATCTCTGTGACTTCTACCAGCTCCCTGCTCAGAAAATTACGCCGATCTACCTCGGCTACGATCGCCAGCATTACCAACCTTGGCAGGGCAAGACCGGCAATTACTTCCTGCACATTGGGCAGCAGTTTCCCCACAAGAATCTCGAGCGGCTGATTCGCGCCTTTGCCCAGCTGCCAGCGGACTATCAGCTCTACTTGGCAGGCAGTCGTCATCCATCGGAAACGCCAAGGTTGGAGCAGCTCGTCCAAAGTTTGGGGCTGCAGGAACGCGTTCGATTGCTGCGCTATGTGGACTATGCGGATCTGCCACAGTTGATTGGTGGGGCGATCGCGCTGGTTTATCCCAGCCTCTGGGAAGGCTTTGGCCTGCCTATTTTGGAAGCGATGGCTTGCGGCACGCCCGTGATCACCTCCAACTGCTCCTCTCTGCCAGAGGTAGGAGGAGAGGCGGTGCTGTATGTCGATCCCTATCAGGTGGAGGCGATCGCCTCTGCTATGAAATCGTTAATTAGCGATGGATCGTTACGGGCTGATCTCCGCCAGCAAGGGTTCGCCCAAGTCCAGCGCTTCAACTGGGAAAAAACTGGTAAGGAGACTTGCGAGATCCTGAAGCAATTTCTCTAA
- a CDS encoding aromatic ring-hydroxylating dioxygenase subunit alpha yields MFFKNYWYPVALAKQVGDRPLSVTLCGEAIALYRDGSGQIQALSDRCVHRGAALSGGWVENDCLVCPYHGWQYDAQGHCRKIPANTEQQRIPFAAKVPHYEATERYGLVWLFYGDLPEAERPPLPPLPEYDDPAWRTVQGEVTYTTHYTRVTENLMDFAHAPFTHSGSFGAASDPLIEPYKVEQLPEGLRAQTQFTKSAYRGIWKLFNRGDAPRTVTTTITLYMPCIVRTETDLGNGFRFIGYGANLPIDAETTKTFWLTVRTFFTGAWADGDTVRRSLKIIEEDKRIVETQRPKMIPLDDRSETHVAADALQIGYRNLLRQARDRGWAIADSRTAAQELVPAAK; encoded by the coding sequence ATGTTTTTCAAGAACTACTGGTATCCCGTAGCCCTGGCTAAGCAGGTTGGCGATCGCCCCTTGTCCGTTACCCTCTGCGGTGAAGCGATCGCTCTCTACCGTGATGGCAGCGGTCAGATTCAGGCCTTGAGCGATCGCTGTGTTCATCGGGGTGCAGCACTCTCCGGCGGTTGGGTCGAAAACGACTGTCTCGTTTGTCCCTACCACGGCTGGCAGTACGACGCCCAAGGCCACTGCCGCAAAATTCCCGCCAATACGGAGCAACAGCGGATTCCCTTCGCGGCGAAAGTCCCCCACTATGAAGCGACAGAACGCTATGGCCTAGTCTGGCTGTTCTACGGCGATTTGCCCGAGGCCGAGCGTCCACCCTTGCCACCCTTGCCGGAATATGATGATCCAGCTTGGCGTACCGTGCAGGGCGAAGTGACTTACACCACCCACTACACCCGCGTCACTGAAAACCTGATGGATTTCGCTCACGCGCCCTTCACCCACTCGGGTTCGTTTGGGGCAGCATCAGATCCATTAATTGAGCCTTATAAAGTCGAACAACTTCCAGAAGGCTTGCGCGCCCAAACCCAGTTCACCAAATCGGCCTATCGCGGCATTTGGAAGCTGTTCAATCGCGGCGATGCCCCGCGAACGGTCACGACGACGATCACCCTGTACATGCCCTGTATCGTCCGCACCGAAACGGACTTGGGTAATGGTTTCCGCTTCATTGGCTATGGCGCAAACCTGCCCATCGATGCGGAGACGACCAAGACCTTTTGGCTGACTGTGCGCACCTTTTTCACCGGTGCTTGGGCGGATGGCGACACGGTGCGCCGCAGCCTCAAAATCATCGAAGAGGACAAGCGGATTGTCGAAACTCAGCGCCCCAAGATGATTCCCTTGGACGATCGCAGCGAAACCCACGTCGCCGCTGATGCCCTGCAAATCGGCTACCGCAACTTGCTGCGACAAGCCCGCGATCGCGGTTGGGCGATCGCCGACTCCAGAACAGCTGCTCAAGAACTAGTCCCTGCCGCCAAATAA
- a CDS encoding aromatic ring-hydroxylating dioxygenase subunit alpha: protein MANLLDVTLLPNHWYAVAASTDLVGTTPIAASLLDRQLVIYRTAGGQVVALDDRCPHRGASLACGQVKDNAIACPYHGWQFAPDGHCVHIPSQQAEARIPQAAKVATYPVQERYGLIWVFTGDRDRAGQTPLWELPEYEQPGWRVVQGQFDWAADYRRVTENGMDVAHSPFVHANSFGASGNEVIADFELEKSDRGAQIWIPIEPKANYRGSFNLLGRKQETPKAGRSGAAFHLPNITRIDIEFGNFHLILVGIHQPTSATTTRSHWLHVRNFLTAGWADSGTRRRTAKLFQEDQRIIEGILPLRDRNEISVASDRLQLHYRQLWQQHCDRYLVTQG, encoded by the coding sequence ATGGCTAATTTATTAGATGTCACGCTGCTGCCGAATCACTGGTATGCCGTTGCAGCCAGTACTGACTTAGTAGGTACAACGCCGATCGCAGCGTCTCTGCTCGATCGACAGCTGGTGATTTATCGCACTGCTGGCGGGCAAGTTGTGGCACTGGACGATCGCTGCCCCCACCGGGGGGCCTCGCTGGCCTGTGGGCAAGTCAAGGACAACGCGATCGCCTGTCCCTATCACGGCTGGCAATTCGCACCCGACGGTCATTGTGTCCACATTCCTTCTCAGCAAGCTGAGGCGCGAATTCCTCAAGCTGCCAAAGTGGCGACCTATCCGGTGCAAGAGCGCTACGGCTTGATCTGGGTATTCACGGGCGATCGCGATCGGGCTGGCCAAACGCCCCTCTGGGAACTGCCGGAGTATGAACAACCTGGCTGGCGGGTTGTCCAAGGTCAGTTCGACTGGGCAGCGGACTATCGGCGCGTCACGGAAAACGGCATGGATGTGGCGCACTCGCCTTTCGTCCACGCCAATTCCTTTGGCGCCAGTGGCAATGAAGTGATCGCTGATTTTGAACTGGAAAAAAGCGATCGCGGGGCTCAAATCTGGATTCCAATTGAGCCGAAGGCGAACTATCGCGGCAGCTTCAACCTGCTAGGACGCAAGCAAGAGACTCCTAAAGCAGGGCGATCGGGGGCGGCATTTCACTTACCGAACATCACCCGGATCGATATTGAGTTTGGCAATTTTCATCTGATCTTGGTGGGCATCCACCAACCCACTTCAGCAACAACAACTCGTAGTCACTGGTTGCATGTCCGAAATTTCTTGACGGCAGGCTGGGCTGATAGTGGAACGCGGCGACGTACCGCCAAGCTCTTTCAGGAAGACCAACGGATTATTGAAGGCATTCTGCCCCTGCGCGATCGCAATGAAATTTCGGTCGCTTCCGATCGCCTGCAACTGCACTACCGCCAGCTCTGGCAGCAACACTGCGATCGCTACCTCGTCACTCAAGGCTGA
- a CDS encoding glycosyltransferase family 2 protein, with product MPKLSLIIATYNDAIGLARCLDSIEQQTVRADCEVLVFDNASSDGTVELLKDRSDRLDYWESERDRGIYHAWNKAIARTSGDYVAFVGADDYYASPTALQQLLELTVGQPDLVSGRNAYYSAEGKFLRNWGYAWDWQRMRESMILSHPGLLMRRSLFDRIGLFDERFRICGDYDWLLRLPPDLKAVHTNQVILCLSMGGVSNTQVGRVFAETFRAQHRQPDLGLWRSGAYWLLNWLKYGRRKLIGLA from the coding sequence GTGCCCAAGCTTTCTCTGATTATTGCCACCTATAACGATGCGATTGGTTTGGCGCGTTGTCTCGACAGTATCGAGCAGCAAACGGTGCGAGCCGATTGCGAAGTGTTGGTGTTCGATAACGCCTCTAGCGATGGCACGGTGGAGCTGCTCAAGGATCGGAGCGATCGCCTCGACTACTGGGAAAGTGAGCGCGATCGCGGTATCTATCACGCTTGGAACAAGGCGATCGCCCGTACCAGTGGCGATTACGTTGCCTTCGTTGGGGCGGATGACTATTACGCCAGTCCAACAGCACTGCAACAACTGCTGGAGCTGACCGTAGGGCAGCCCGACTTGGTCAGCGGCCGCAATGCCTACTACAGTGCTGAGGGTAAATTTCTCCGCAACTGGGGCTACGCCTGGGATTGGCAGCGGATGCGGGAGTCGATGATCCTCAGTCATCCCGGTTTGCTGATGCGGCGATCGCTGTTCGATCGCATTGGGCTGTTTGATGAGCGGTTTCGGATCTGCGGCGATTATGACTGGCTGCTGCGGCTGCCGCCCGATCTGAAAGCAGTCCACACCAATCAGGTCATCCTTTGCCTGAGCATGGGCGGCGTCAGCAATACCCAAGTGGGTCGCGTCTTTGCGGAGACTTTCCGTGCCCAACATCGCCAGCCCGACTTGGGACTGTGGCGCAGTGGTGCCTACTGGCTCTTGAATTGGCTCAAGTACGGTCGCCGTAAACTCATAGGACTGGCTTAG
- a CDS encoding undecaprenyl-phosphate glucose phosphotransferase, whose amino-acid sequence MPGQRSWIRPYERQLPYLQLALDLLLIVINAVIAFRLRFEFSYFQDNARYLLPLLLALPAAAIYFPLFNLYDSWRGRSMIPLMLRVAAAWGLTIATTVTIIFALHYGSAFSRLWFTTWAIGTLYSFGLLRLLWVAGLQLMRHKGWNERRLLIVGAGDLGQVLADRLANARWTGLRVVGFLDDNPELEGQNYRGIPITANVDQIEDWIGRFDAHEVWLALPLRAQERVQEILHLLRHSTITIRLIPDVFSFRLINHGFTEVLGVPLIDLNATPMMGSNRFIKAIEDKVLAGIILLLASPVMIAIAIAIKLTSPGPIFYRQERIGWNGQPFMMLKFRSMPVNSEAGGVQWGKAYAKPTTPLGGLLRRTSLDELPQFINVLRGEMSIVGPRPERSLFVEQFKDEIPDYMKKHMVKAGITGWAQVNGLRGDTDLRKRIEYDLYYIENWSLAFDLKIIGMTLLKGFVSRNAY is encoded by the coding sequence ATGCCAGGCCAACGGTCTTGGATTCGTCCCTACGAGCGACAACTGCCTTATCTGCAGCTTGCGCTCGACTTGCTGCTGATTGTGATTAACGCAGTCATCGCTTTTCGGCTGCGCTTCGAGTTCAGTTATTTCCAAGACAACGCGCGTTACCTCTTGCCACTGCTGCTGGCTTTACCCGCTGCGGCCATCTATTTCCCGCTGTTCAACCTCTACGACTCGTGGCGCGGGCGATCGATGATCCCGCTGATGTTGCGGGTGGCAGCAGCTTGGGGACTGACGATCGCCACAACCGTCACGATTATTTTCGCTCTGCACTACGGCAGTGCCTTTTCACGGCTTTGGTTTACAACTTGGGCGATCGGGACGCTCTACAGCTTTGGGCTGCTGCGGCTGCTCTGGGTGGCAGGGCTACAACTGATGCGCCACAAAGGCTGGAATGAGCGTCGTCTACTGATTGTCGGAGCCGGTGATCTGGGTCAAGTCTTGGCCGATCGCCTTGCCAATGCCCGCTGGACGGGGCTGCGAGTCGTGGGCTTTTTGGACGACAACCCCGAGCTCGAAGGGCAAAACTATCGAGGTATTCCCATCACAGCCAACGTTGATCAGATCGAAGACTGGATTGGCCGCTTTGATGCCCACGAAGTCTGGCTAGCGCTGCCGCTCCGCGCGCAAGAACGCGTACAAGAAATCCTGCATCTACTGCGCCACAGTACGATCACGATTCGTCTGATTCCAGACGTTTTCAGCTTCCGATTGATCAATCACGGCTTTACAGAAGTCCTCGGTGTACCGCTGATTGACCTCAATGCCACGCCGATGATGGGCTCGAATCGCTTCATTAAGGCGATCGAAGACAAAGTATTGGCTGGCATTATTCTGCTGCTAGCTAGTCCCGTGATGATAGCGATCGCGATCGCTATCAAGTTGACCTCACCAGGGCCGATCTTCTACCGGCAAGAGCGGATTGGCTGGAATGGTCAGCCATTCATGATGCTCAAGTTCCGGTCGATGCCCGTCAATTCCGAAGCGGGTGGTGTGCAGTGGGGCAAAGCCTACGCCAAACCCACGACGCCCTTAGGTGGACTACTACGCCGTACCAGCCTGGACGAGTTACCGCAGTTCATCAATGTGCTGCGCGGCGAGATGTCGATTGTCGGCCCACGTCCTGAGCGATCGCTGTTTGTCGAGCAGTTCAAGGACGAAATTCCCGACTACATGAAGAAACACATGGTCAAGGCGGGAATTACGGGCTGGGCACAGGTGAATGGGCTGCGCGGCGACACGGATCTACGCAAGCGGATTGAGTACGACCTCTACTACATCGAAAATTGGTCGCTGGCGTTTGATCTGAAAATTATTGGTATGACGCTGCTGAAAGGCTTCGTCAGTCGCAATGCGTATTAG
- a CDS encoding phycobiliprotein lyase: MDAMEFFRQSAGQWRSQRTTHHLAFRRAENGDSSIFVEALEKTDPRVVEICTMHAVDPATAIGGAYVSWQGSMDWDREAEGHSGTTVFALVPDDASGRSGQLLRERGYAEIVPVIGRFDLDDNNNLNLITDYETMSAVEQFWFMGPNLRLRASTVTRFGGLSTAAFCAEIRQTEAVAADEPLHVDQLYSSLGW, from the coding sequence ATGGACGCAATGGAATTTTTCCGGCAGAGTGCCGGTCAGTGGCGATCGCAGCGCACCACCCACCACCTTGCCTTTCGGCGGGCTGAAAATGGCGACTCCAGCATCTTTGTGGAGGCTTTGGAAAAGACCGATCCACGGGTCGTTGAAATCTGCACCATGCATGCTGTTGATCCAGCGACCGCGATCGGGGGAGCCTATGTCAGCTGGCAGGGGTCGATGGATTGGGATCGTGAAGCAGAAGGCCATTCGGGAACGACCGTATTTGCCCTTGTGCCCGATGATGCCAGCGGTCGCAGCGGTCAACTCCTGCGCGAGCGTGGCTATGCGGAGATCGTGCCGGTGATTGGTCGTTTTGATCTCGACGACAACAACAACCTCAACCTGATCACCGACTACGAAACCATGAGCGCGGTGGAACAGTTTTGGTTCATGGGACCCAACCTGCGCTTGCGTGCCAGCACCGTGACTCGTTTTGGCGGTTTGAGCACTGCAGCGTTCTGTGCGGAGATTCGCCAAACGGAAGCTGTCGCTGCTGACGAACCGTTGCATGTCGATCAGCTCTACTCCAGCTTGGGTTGGTAG
- a CDS encoding MFS transporter, translating into MAVLPPLMARQRLAFFAVALNVFMDALGVTLLLPILPELLRPFGSNAFLLGAFASVYTLAQFISTPVLGSLSDRFGRRPPLILTLVFTGLAYVLLAIGSLVENLPLLFAARILAGLAGGVFAIAQAYIADRESDPLKRSTQFGWIGAAFGLGFLFGPALGGLLSGINLRLPIWFAAILAFINAALTVFTVVESLPPERRRIVPWQDLNPLKQLWAVSRDPKLRRSLASAFIYNFAFAGFTSLFVLFVQNRFGWTPLQVAGVLIAGGFTSALGQGLIFGRLLPYFQEKGLALLGLGGMAAGYFWLAQVPQPGTQLYPAQILTALFGGFVIPALSGLFSRRVTAEEQGQVLGSVQGWQSLAQVIGPLILGVVYDRGGADPFFWSLAALNVIAILLLLPRSRQPIE; encoded by the coding sequence GTGGCAGTGCTTCCCCCTCTTATGGCTCGACAACGCCTCGCTTTTTTTGCCGTTGCGCTCAACGTCTTTATGGACGCTTTGGGGGTAACACTCTTGCTGCCGATTTTGCCGGAGCTGCTGCGCCCCTTTGGTAGCAATGCTTTTCTGCTCGGTGCTTTTGCTAGCGTTTACACCCTGGCGCAGTTTATTTCAACGCCCGTTCTCGGCTCGCTCTCCGATCGCTTCGGCCGCCGCCCGCCGCTGATCCTGACGCTGGTGTTTACAGGGCTGGCTTATGTGCTGCTGGCGATCGGTAGTTTGGTGGAAAATCTGCCGCTGCTATTTGCGGCGCGGATTTTGGCTGGTCTAGCAGGTGGGGTGTTTGCGATCGCCCAAGCCTACATCGCCGATCGCGAATCAGATCCTCTGAAGCGATCGACTCAATTTGGCTGGATTGGCGCAGCCTTTGGATTGGGCTTTTTGTTTGGCCCTGCCTTGGGAGGCTTGCTCTCAGGGATTAACTTGCGCTTACCAATTTGGTTTGCGGCGATCCTTGCCTTCATCAACGCCGCGTTGACGGTATTCACTGTGGTGGAATCGCTGCCACCCGAGCGCCGCCGAATCGTACCTTGGCAAGATCTCAATCCGCTCAAACAACTCTGGGCAGTGAGTCGCGACCCCAAGCTGCGGCGATCGCTGGCGAGTGCCTTCATCTACAACTTCGCTTTCGCAGGCTTCACTAGTTTGTTTGTGCTGTTCGTGCAAAATCGCTTTGGCTGGACACCCTTGCAGGTAGCGGGCGTGCTGATCGCGGGCGGGTTTACTTCTGCACTCGGTCAAGGACTGATCTTTGGTCGGCTACTGCCCTACTTCCAAGAAAAGGGCTTGGCACTTCTAGGGCTTGGGGGTATGGCAGCGGGTTACTTCTGGCTGGCACAGGTACCGCAACCCGGGACTCAACTTTATCCAGCTCAAATTTTGACGGCGCTGTTTGGCGGCTTCGTGATTCCGGCATTAAGCGGCTTGTTTTCTCGGCGCGTCACCGCTGAAGAACAGGGGCAGGTTTTGGGCAGTGTGCAGGGCTGGCAGAGCCTCGCGCAGGTGATTGGCCCGCTGATTTTGGGCGTTGTTTACGATCGCGGCGGCGCGGATCCTTTCTTCTGGAGTTTGGCCGCTTTGAATGTGATCGCCATCCTGTTGCTCTTGCCGCGATCGCGTCAGCCCATAGAATGA
- a CDS encoding phycobilisome rod-core linker polypeptide yields MALPLLNYAPTTQNSRVAGFEVPGDEQPKQYNTEDQYSPVQFDEVIQAAYRQLFFHAFKRDRQVVLESQLRNGQITVRDFVRGLLLSETFRSSFYEKNSNYRFVEQVVQRVLGRDVYGEREKIAWSLAVATQGYEGFIDTLLNSDEYLSNFGYDKVPYQRRRILPGRALGETPFNIKSPRYDAYYRSILGFPKAVYAGGPVKRFPAQYLSAKAGDPGAYLDLARSIGARGQALGASADIDYLNKVPYRKR; encoded by the coding sequence GTGGCCCTTCCCCTCTTGAACTACGCGCCAACAACGCAAAATTCGCGCGTAGCTGGCTTCGAAGTTCCTGGCGACGAGCAGCCAAAACAGTACAACACTGAAGACCAGTACTCACCGGTCCAATTTGATGAAGTGATTCAGGCGGCCTATCGCCAGCTCTTCTTCCACGCCTTCAAGCGCGATCGCCAAGTGGTGCTGGAATCGCAGCTGCGGAATGGTCAAATCACGGTTCGAGACTTCGTCCGCGGTCTCCTGCTCTCTGAAACCTTCCGTTCCAGCTTCTACGAGAAAAACAGCAACTATCGTTTTGTTGAACAAGTCGTCCAACGCGTGTTGGGTCGCGATGTTTACGGCGAACGGGAAAAAATTGCTTGGTCCTTGGCAGTTGCCACCCAAGGCTATGAAGGTTTCATCGACACGTTGCTCAACAGCGATGAATACCTGAGCAATTTTGGCTACGACAAGGTGCCCTACCAACGTCGTCGCATTTTGCCGGGCCGTGCACTGGGTGAGACCCCGTTCAACATCAAGTCGCCCCGCTACGACGCTTACTACCGTTCGATTCTCGGCTTCCCGAAAGCGGTTTACGCTGGTGGTCCGGTCAAACGCTTCCCGGCGCAATACCTCAGCGCCAAAGCTGGCGATCCGGGTGCATACCTCGACTTGGCTCGCAGCATCGGTGCACGCGGTCAAGCCTTGGGTGCTTCCGCTGACATCGACTACCTCAACAAAGTTCCTTACCGCAAGCGCTAA